The Mucilaginibacter mallensis genome has a segment encoding these proteins:
- a CDS encoding class I SAM-dependent methyltransferase yields the protein MPSDSTKRFSDRVDNYIKFRPGYPPEVLAFLKQECKLNAESVIADVGAGTGIFTKLLLDEGYKVYAVEPNQPMRDAAVDQLSAYKTFTPVDGTAETTTLPAKSIDLIVCAQAFHWFNDAKTKVEFNQILKDKGKAALIWNSRLTDVDEFARAYEALLKHDGIDYNKVNHRKVRDIDFKAFFKDGIYTLTKYANTQIFDEAGLIGRAYSSSYVPKEDTPEGEKFLILLKDIFNRYNVDGKVSFVYETEIYLGEV from the coding sequence ATGCCATCAGATTCAACCAAAAGATTTTCAGACCGGGTTGATAACTATATCAAATTCAGGCCGGGCTACCCGCCCGAGGTGCTGGCATTCCTGAAGCAGGAATGTAAACTAAATGCTGAGTCAGTTATTGCTGATGTTGGCGCAGGTACAGGCATATTCACCAAACTGCTGCTTGATGAGGGCTACAAGGTTTACGCTGTTGAACCTAACCAGCCCATGCGCGATGCCGCTGTTGATCAATTATCGGCTTATAAAACTTTTACGCCTGTTGATGGCACTGCCGAAACTACTACATTACCCGCAAAAAGTATTGACCTTATTGTATGCGCGCAGGCTTTCCACTGGTTTAATGATGCTAAAACCAAAGTAGAGTTTAACCAGATATTAAAGGATAAAGGCAAAGCCGCGCTGATATGGAACAGTCGCCTTACTGATGTTGACGAGTTTGCAAGAGCCTATGAAGCGTTGCTGAAGCATGACGGTATCGACTATAACAAAGTGAACCACCGTAAGGTGCGCGATATTGATTTTAAGGCTTTTTTTAAGGATGGTATTTATACGCTAACCAAATACGCCAACACACAAATATTTGATGAAGCAGGGCTGATCGGCCGGGCATATTCATCATCATATGTGCCTAAGGAAGATACCCCGGAAGGTGAGAAATTCCTGATATTGTTAAAGGATATTTTTAATAGATATAATGTTGATGGCAAGGTGAGCTTTGTTTATGAAACAGAGATTTATTTAGGTGAGGTTTAA
- a CDS encoding aldose 1-epimerase family protein: protein MTVLENDYLKVSIDAKGAQLSSLINKATGTEQMWQADPSIWPWHAPNLFPIVGGLINDELLVDGKAYPMKRHGFARLSEFVLLKNDDQSAVFSLPNSENTRGLFPYRFDFEIMYMLIDNALRITYKVINLDKKTIYFSVGGHPAFNVPFNKDEKYEDYYLEFETDEKLTTHLLDANGMFSGETAPVALEGNKLWLTRDLFNKDALVFKNLRTRQVTIKSKNHDQSLSVEYPFFNYLGLWAKSGADFVCIEPWLGCADTANEPKDISKKEDIQKLHVGHVFEAAFFISI from the coding sequence ATGACAGTTTTAGAAAATGACTATTTAAAAGTATCCATTGATGCTAAAGGGGCACAACTTTCTTCACTAATAAACAAAGCTACCGGCACCGAGCAAATGTGGCAAGCCGATCCTAGTATATGGCCATGGCACGCGCCAAACCTTTTCCCGATTGTAGGTGGTTTAATAAATGATGAGCTTTTGGTTGATGGGAAGGCATACCCCATGAAACGCCATGGTTTTGCACGCTTATCAGAGTTTGTGTTGTTGAAAAATGATGACCAGTCGGCGGTATTCTCATTACCCAATTCCGAAAACACACGCGGGTTGTTTCCCTACCGTTTTGATTTCGAGATCATGTATATGCTGATTGATAACGCGCTGCGGATAACCTATAAAGTCATCAATTTGGATAAAAAAACCATATACTTTTCTGTTGGCGGTCACCCCGCATTTAACGTGCCTTTTAACAAGGATGAAAAATATGAAGATTATTATTTAGAGTTTGAAACTGATGAAAAGCTCACTACACATTTACTTGATGCGAATGGTATGTTTTCGGGCGAAACGGCTCCCGTTGCTTTAGAAGGCAATAAATTATGGCTGACAAGAGATCTTTTTAATAAAGATGCCCTGGTATTTAAAAATCTGCGTACAAGGCAAGTGACCATCAAAAGTAAAAATCACGATCAATCATTATCTGTTGAGTATCCGTTTTTTAATTATTTAGGACTCTGGGCCAAGTCGGGCGCCGATTTTGTTTGTATTGAGCCATGGCTGGGCTGTGCCGATACGGCAAATGAGCCAAAGGACATCAGCAAAAAAGAAGATATTCAAAAACTGCATGTAGGCCATGTTTTTGAGGCCGCGTTTTTTATAAGTATATAA
- a CDS encoding beta-propeller fold lactonase family protein: MKQKYLFSILLFIAAFKVQAQLPGKIQQTQQVLLPNGWKLSPAGRYLQLGDLPLNIQLSASGKMLAVTNNGQSTQSIQLIDPVNEKLLDEKVVGKSWYGLAFSKDEKTLYASGGNDNFILAFSISNNKIGKADTIKLGKPWPADKICATGIAVNKSNTILYTVTKEDSALYIIDPKTRAITSKVKLPAEAYSCLLSPDEKTLYISIWGGEQVAFYNTETQKLSNITVGSHPNEMLLNKKGSWLFVANANDNSVAIINTVTRKIVETVATALYPTHLTGSTTNGLALSADEKTLYIANADNNCLAVFDVSKPGDSKSMGFIPVGWYPTNVKVLGKKILVANGKGFTSMANPRGPQPVRKADNSGYQKGATNSKEQYIGGLFKGTLSFIDAPNADQLKTYTEQVYANTPFNETEEKMAAGEAGNPIPRSKADKSPIKYVFYIIKENRTYDQVLGDMPKGNGDTSLCIFGQNVTPNHHAIADQFVLLDNFYVDAEVSADGHNWSMAAYATDFIEKTWPTSYGGRGGNYDSEGTRKAGDPRDGYIWDYCKRAGVSYRTYGEFAQDGEANIKSLVGHLCPQSPGFDLNIKDTKREQVWEHDFDSLLSINAVPHFNSIRICNDHTSGQRRGAISPIAAVADNDQGIGLLIDHLSKSSIWKESVVFILEDDAQNGPDHIDAHRSPVLVAGPYVKHNAAIHHMYSTSGVLRTIELILGLPPMSQYDAAALPMYDCFTATPDMAVYNVKPAQVNLEQRNVAVNESSKRSQSFNLAKEDKVPDLELNDVIWKYVKGENAIMPAPKRSAFVILQPKKDDDDD; the protein is encoded by the coding sequence ATGAAACAGAAATATCTTTTCAGCATACTATTGTTTATTGCTGCCTTTAAGGTACAGGCGCAATTGCCGGGTAAAATACAACAAACGCAGCAAGTGCTATTGCCTAATGGCTGGAAACTGAGTCCGGCCGGGCGCTACTTACAGTTGGGTGATCTGCCCTTGAATATCCAGCTCTCCGCATCGGGCAAAATGCTGGCGGTAACCAATAACGGGCAAAGCACGCAATCTATACAATTGATCGATCCGGTAAATGAAAAACTGCTGGATGAAAAAGTGGTAGGCAAATCATGGTATGGTTTAGCTTTTAGTAAGGATGAAAAGACCTTGTATGCATCCGGCGGTAACGATAACTTCATTTTGGCCTTTTCCATCAGCAACAATAAAATTGGCAAAGCCGATACCATTAAGCTCGGCAAACCCTGGCCGGCTGATAAGATCTGCGCCACCGGTATAGCAGTTAACAAAAGCAACACCATTTTATATACGGTAACTAAGGAAGACAGCGCTCTATATATCATCGACCCTAAAACTCGCGCTATCACTTCAAAAGTTAAATTGCCTGCCGAAGCTTATAGCTGCCTGTTATCGCCTGATGAAAAAACACTGTACATTTCCATTTGGGGCGGGGAGCAGGTAGCCTTTTATAACACAGAAACGCAAAAATTAAGTAACATTACAGTAGGTAGCCATCCTAATGAAATGCTGCTGAATAAAAAGGGCAGCTGGCTGTTTGTTGCCAATGCCAATGATAATTCAGTCGCCATAATTAATACCGTTACCCGCAAAATAGTTGAAACCGTTGCAACAGCGCTTTATCCAACTCATTTAACCGGCTCAACAACCAACGGACTGGCGCTATCTGCTGACGAAAAAACATTATATATAGCCAATGCCGATAATAATTGCCTTGCTGTATTTGATGTAAGCAAACCCGGCGACAGCAAAAGCATGGGTTTTATCCCGGTAGGCTGGTATCCAACCAATGTTAAGGTCTTAGGTAAAAAGATTTTGGTAGCCAATGGTAAGGGCTTTACCTCAATGGCTAATCCGCGTGGGCCGCAACCTGTACGAAAGGCTGATAACAGCGGCTACCAAAAAGGGGCAACAAATTCAAAGGAACAATATATTGGTGGTTTGTTTAAGGGCACACTATCATTTATTGATGCGCCTAATGCCGATCAGCTTAAAACCTACACCGAACAGGTTTACGCCAATACACCGTTTAATGAAACGGAGGAGAAAATGGCAGCAGGCGAGGCCGGTAACCCAATACCACGCAGCAAAGCCGATAAATCGCCAATTAAATATGTGTTTTATATCATCAAGGAGAACCGTACTTACGACCAGGTTTTGGGTGATATGCCGAAAGGAAACGGTGATACCTCGCTTTGTATTTTTGGGCAGAATGTTACCCCGAACCATCATGCTATAGCTGACCAGTTTGTTTTGCTGGATAATTTTTATGTTGACGCCGAAGTTAGTGCCGATGGGCATAATTGGAGTATGGCGGCTTATGCTACGGATTTTATTGAAAAAACATGGCCCACAAGTTATGGTGGTCGCGGTGGTAACTATGATTCAGAAGGTACCAGAAAGGCCGGTGACCCGCGCGATGGCTATATATGGGATTATTGTAAAAGGGCGGGTGTAAGCTATCGCACCTACGGAGAGTTTGCGCAGGATGGCGAGGCCAATATCAAATCATTGGTAGGGCATCTTTGTCCGCAGTCGCCGGGCTTTGATCTGAACATTAAGGATACTAAACGCGAGCAGGTTTGGGAACATGATTTCGACTCATTGCTGAGCATAAATGCCGTTCCTCATTTTAACTCCATACGTATCTGCAACGATCATACCAGCGGACAAAGGCGTGGTGCTATATCGCCCATAGCTGCTGTTGCGGATAACGACCAGGGCATAGGTCTGCTGATAGATCATCTTTCAAAAAGTTCCATCTGGAAAGAATCCGTAGTTTTTATACTGGAGGATGACGCCCAAAATGGCCCCGACCATATAGATGCGCACCGCTCGCCGGTGCTTGTTGCAGGGCCGTATGTAAAACATAATGCGGCTATACACCACATGTACTCCACATCGGGGGTATTGCGTACCATCGAGCTGATATTGGGATTGCCACCTATGAGCCAGTATGATGCTGCCGCTTTGCCAATGTATGATTGCTTTACGGCTACGCCGGATATGGCTGTTTATAACGTAAAACCAGCTCAGGTCAACCTGGAGCAGCGTAACGTTGCCGTAAATGAAAGCAGTAAACGCTCACAATCGTTCAACCTGGCAAAAGAGGATAAGGTGCCCGATCTGGAACTGAACGATGTGATATGGAAATATGTAAAAGGGGAAAATGCCATTATGCCCGCGCCAAAACGCAGCGCATTTGTAATATTGCAACCTAAAAAAGACGATGACGACGATTAA
- a CDS encoding 5'-nucleotidase, lipoprotein e(P4) family, translating into MRKWHNYLLAGVILLNACSSSKRATNSTSTVNNGKVWASLWQQKAAEYKALCFQAYNIAKQRVDEAVKQTPTKPYAVITDIDETLLDNSPYDAQRAINNLDYTSATWKIWTAKGIADTVPGAPAFFKYAASKRVEVFYITNRDEDERAGTLKNLQLYNLPNADDAHLILRPGHNSSKESRRQDVLKTHTVILLCGDNLADFDALYDNKPTLQSRQDATNKLIQEFGTRYIVLPNASYGDWESALFNFNYKLTTAQKDSIIKAQLKLDK; encoded by the coding sequence ATGAGAAAATGGCATAACTATTTACTGGCGGGTGTTATATTGCTGAATGCCTGTTCATCATCAAAAAGAGCAACTAACAGCACCTCCACTGTAAATAATGGTAAAGTGTGGGCATCATTATGGCAGCAAAAGGCTGCAGAATATAAGGCGCTATGCTTTCAAGCTTACAATATCGCTAAGCAAAGAGTTGATGAGGCCGTAAAGCAAACCCCGACTAAACCGTATGCTGTTATTACCGATATAGATGAAACGCTATTGGATAACAGCCCCTATGATGCCCAGCGTGCCATCAATAATTTGGATTATACGTCAGCAACCTGGAAAATCTGGACAGCCAAAGGCATAGCCGATACCGTGCCCGGTGCTCCGGCTTTCTTTAAATATGCCGCCTCAAAAAGAGTGGAGGTTTTCTACATTACCAATCGTGATGAGGATGAGCGCGCGGGTACTTTGAAGAACCTGCAACTTTACAATCTACCCAATGCCGATGACGCGCATTTAATATTAAGGCCGGGCCATAATTCCAGCAAGGAGAGTCGCAGGCAAGATGTGCTTAAAACACATACCGTCATTCTTTTATGCGGGGATAACCTGGCCGATTTTGATGCCCTGTATGATAACAAACCCACCTTGCAAAGCAGGCAGGATGCCACCAATAAACTGATACAGGAATTTGGCACCCGCTATATTGTGCTGCCCAATGCATCCTATGGAGATTGGGAAAGCGCGCTGTTCAACTTCAATTATAAACTCACTACCGCCCAAAAAGATTCTATAATAAAAGCGCAGCTAAAGCTGGATAAGTAG
- the msrA gene encoding peptide-methionine (S)-S-oxide reductase MsrA, producing the protein MNIQTITFGNGCFWCTEAIFQTVKGVKKVTSGYMGGHIANPTYKQVCTGASGHAEVTQVEYDADEISLDEILLIFFRTHNPTTLNRQGNDVGTQYRSAIFYTNEQQKEQSEALIKKLTEEHVFDAPIVTEVTPASEFYIAEDYHQNYFQENGNQPYCSFVIQPKLHKFAKEFTEKIKPELL; encoded by the coding sequence ATGAATATTCAAACAATAACATTCGGCAACGGGTGCTTCTGGTGTACAGAGGCTATATTTCAAACAGTTAAGGGCGTTAAAAAAGTAACTTCGGGTTATATGGGCGGGCATATTGCAAACCCAACCTACAAACAGGTATGTACCGGCGCCAGCGGCCATGCCGAGGTAACGCAGGTTGAGTATGATGCCGATGAAATATCATTGGATGAAATACTGTTGATATTTTTCAGAACGCATAATCCAACTACCTTAAACCGCCAGGGGAATGATGTGGGCACGCAATACCGCTCAGCTATATTTTATACCAATGAACAGCAAAAGGAACAATCGGAAGCGCTGATTAAAAAACTGACCGAAGAGCATGTTTTTGATGCTCCTATTGTTACCGAAGTAACCCCGGCAAGTGAATTTTACATAGCCGAAGATTACCACCAGAATTATTTCCAGGAGAATGGTAACCAGCCATATTGCTCATTTGTGATCCAGCCCAAACTGCACAAGTTTGCCAAGGAGTTTACCGAAAAGATAAAACCTGAGTTGTTATAA
- the galB gene encoding beta-galactosidase GalB, with protein MPAIKAILCRVGKLSFLLLVPVLFTLKSSAQVRSIINFDKGWHFHLGDTTNAEQSTFTDANWRVLNLPHDWSVEGTFSKDNPATPEGGALPGGIGWYRKTFTVPVSAKSKLIYIDFDGVYQKSTVWVNGHELGFRPNGYISFRYELTPYLNFGGQNTIAVKVDNSVQPNSRWYSGSGIYRNVWLVTTGKTAIDHWGTYVTTSEVSAQSAKVDLKVKIRNNVSLSKIGIETKIYDALGKIVAAVGNIISKKDQQDSIINFDQVIPLDKPILWSVDHPYLYKIVTQVTVDGKMVDDYTTPLGIRYFNFDADKGFSLNGKHLKILGVCDHHDLGSLGSALNYRALERQLQELKEMGCNAIRTSHNPPAPELLELTDKMGFIVMDEAFDCWEWAKVKYDYHLYFKQWHKRDLEDQVLRDRNHPSVIIWSIGNEIPQQADTSALRIAPDLAAIVHSLDKTRPITTANDRPDTNNKIVKSGAIDLIGYNYHEYDYAKFHDRYPGKKFIATETTSDLQTRGHYDMPSDSIRIWPSRGDDKFVGNADNTVSAYDNVRPPWGSTHEATWKAMKKYNMLSGFFIWTGWDYLGEPTPYSWPSRSSYFGIIDLAGFPKDVYYMYQSEWTNKPVLHIFPHWNWTPGQTIDIWAYYNHADEVELYVNGKSVGIKKKTGDDLHVMWRLKFEPGTLKAVSRKDGKVVLTQKIHTAGKPAKIELNADRSVINADGKDLSFVTVKILDKDGNVVPDASNLVNFKINGNAFIASVDNGDPVSHDPFKADYRKAFNGLALAIVQAKETPGNITFTATADGLQPATITIKAK; from the coding sequence ATGCCAGCAATAAAAGCCATTTTATGCAGAGTTGGGAAATTATCTTTCCTGCTTTTAGTCCCTGTACTTTTTACACTTAAATCATCTGCCCAGGTTAGATCAATCATCAATTTTGATAAAGGCTGGCATTTTCATTTAGGCGATACTACCAATGCGGAACAATCCACATTTACCGATGCCAACTGGCGTGTGCTTAACCTACCGCATGATTGGAGCGTTGAAGGCACATTCAGCAAGGATAATCCTGCTACCCCTGAAGGCGGTGCTTTACCGGGTGGTATTGGCTGGTACCGTAAAACATTTACCGTACCTGTATCGGCTAAAAGCAAACTTATTTATATTGATTTTGATGGGGTTTACCAAAAAAGTACCGTTTGGGTAAACGGACACGAACTTGGTTTCAGGCCTAATGGCTATATCTCATTCCGTTATGAGCTTACGCCGTATTTAAACTTCGGCGGGCAAAATACTATTGCTGTAAAGGTTGATAACTCTGTTCAGCCAAACTCACGCTGGTATTCAGGTTCTGGTATTTACCGGAATGTATGGCTGGTTACCACCGGCAAAACAGCCATCGATCATTGGGGAACCTATGTAACTACATCTGAAGTAAGCGCTCAATCTGCAAAAGTTGATCTGAAAGTAAAAATCAGAAATAATGTTAGCCTGTCAAAAATCGGTATTGAAACAAAAATTTATGACGCGCTCGGTAAAATAGTTGCTGCCGTTGGGAATATCATTTCAAAGAAAGATCAGCAAGATTCTATTATAAATTTTGATCAGGTTATTCCTTTAGACAAACCTATTTTATGGTCGGTTGATCATCCTTATCTATATAAAATAGTTACACAAGTAACGGTAGATGGCAAGATGGTTGATGATTACACCACACCATTAGGTATCCGCTATTTTAATTTTGATGCTGATAAAGGCTTCTCCTTAAATGGCAAGCATTTGAAAATATTAGGCGTTTGTGATCACCACGATCTGGGCAGTTTAGGCTCAGCATTAAACTATCGTGCTTTGGAGCGTCAGTTGCAGGAATTAAAGGAAATGGGCTGCAACGCCATCCGCACCTCGCATAACCCACCGGCACCTGAGCTATTGGAGCTTACCGACAAAATGGGCTTCATTGTGATGGACGAAGCATTTGATTGCTGGGAATGGGCCAAAGTTAAGTATGACTATCATTTATATTTTAAACAATGGCATAAACGCGATCTGGAAGATCAGGTATTACGCGACAGGAACCACCCGAGCGTGATCATCTGGAGCATTGGTAATGAGATACCGCAACAGGCTGATACCAGCGCGTTACGTATAGCACCCGATCTGGCGGCAATAGTTCACAGTCTGGATAAAACCCGACCGATAACTACGGCAAATGATCGCCCTGACACCAACAATAAGATCGTAAAATCAGGCGCTATCGACCTGATAGGTTATAACTATCATGAATATGATTACGCTAAATTCCATGACCGTTACCCGGGTAAAAAATTCATCGCTACGGAAACAACTTCCGACCTGCAAACCCGCGGGCATTATGATATGCCATCAGACAGTATAAGAATATGGCCTTCGAGGGGTGATGATAAATTTGTTGGCAATGCCGATAATACCGTATCAGCCTATGATAACGTGCGACCACCATGGGGCTCAACACATGAGGCTACGTGGAAAGCGATGAAGAAATATAATATGCTGTCGGGCTTCTTTATCTGGACCGGCTGGGATTATCTGGGCGAGCCTACGCCTTACTCATGGCCATCACGCAGCTCCTACTTTGGTATTATTGATTTGGCAGGCTTCCCTAAGGACGTTTACTACATGTACCAAAGCGAATGGACCAATAAACCGGTATTGCACATCTTCCCGCATTGGAACTGGACGCCGGGCCAAACCATTGATATTTGGGCCTATTATAACCATGCCGATGAAGTGGAGCTGTATGTTAACGGAAAATCTGTCGGTATAAAAAAGAAAACCGGCGATGACCTGCACGTAATGTGGCGCTTGAAATTTGAGCCGGGTACTCTAAAAGCAGTATCACGTAAGGATGGCAAAGTGGTGTTAACCCAGAAAATTCACACTGCCGGTAAACCCGCTAAAATTGAGCTAAACGCCGACAGAAGTGTTATTAATGCTGATGGTAAAGACCTGTCGTTTGTTACGGTGAAGATATTGGATAAGGACGGCAATGTTGTTCCTGATGCCAGTAACCTGGTAAACTTTAAGATCAATGGTAACGCGTTTATTGCCAGCGTTGATAACGGCGACCCGGTAAGTCACGACCCATTCAAAGCTGATTACCGCAAGGCATTTAACGGCCTGGCACTAGCTATAGTCCAGGCAAAGGAAACACCCGGTAATATTACTTTTACCGCCACCGCGGATGGTTTGCAACCGGCTACGATTACGATAAAAGCGAAATAA
- a CDS encoding beta-N-acetylhexosaminidase, with protein MNKGLLTFVFSLFIAFSCLAQTPQLIPQPVSLKTYPGHFKLSRQTSIIILTGNPEVKRIGTLLAGMLNSPTGFAIPVTTVNKTGTAIHLKLNKVADPAIGEEGYTLKVTTARITITANDDKGLFYGIQTLVQLLPPDIESRTQVAGITWSIPAVDITDYPRFGWRGLMLDVSRHYFPKQVVKDYIDEMAKYKYNVFHWHLSDDNGWRIEIKSLPQLTRVGAWRVMRTGPFNGSMQVPQPGEKTPYGGFYTQDDVREIIKYAQDRYITILPEIDVPAHSLAMIASFPNLSCTQLQYPVNPGSNFYTKEDNVLCVGNDSTYMILDKVFTEIAQLFPCKYIHIGGDEAYKGFWDRCPKCQALMKRENLKNTDELQSYFVKRIEQIVESKGKKLIGWDEILEGGLAPSATVMSWRGMDGGIQAAKMGHQVIMTPSGSCYLDLYQGDPLVEPATYGKLFLNDTYDFEPVPAGVDAKLILGGQGNLWTESITDERQVEYMTWPRAMALAEILWSPKTERHFDEFVHRVETHFKRLDAADIKYATSMYDPIISGTRVPGDSALKVKLGTQLSKLDIYYTFDTSIPDNHSLKYANVPLAIPNGATEIRVVTYRDNKPIGKQINVTLKDLAKKKAE; from the coding sequence ATGAACAAAGGCTTGTTGACTTTCGTGTTTAGTTTATTTATCGCTTTTTCGTGCCTTGCGCAAACGCCGCAATTAATACCCCAGCCGGTATCGCTAAAAACCTATCCCGGCCATTTTAAGTTAAGCCGACAAACAAGCATCATTATACTCACAGGCAATCCTGAAGTTAAAAGAATAGGAACGTTATTAGCAGGGATGCTTAACTCACCTACAGGGTTTGCTATCCCGGTAACTACCGTTAATAAAACCGGTACAGCCATTCATTTAAAACTGAACAAAGTTGCTGATCCGGCAATTGGTGAAGAGGGATATACGCTAAAAGTTACCACCGCACGTATAACCATTACCGCTAATGATGATAAGGGCCTGTTTTACGGTATACAAACCTTAGTGCAACTGTTGCCTCCGGATATTGAATCGAGGACACAGGTTGCAGGCATTACCTGGAGCATCCCGGCTGTTGATATTACCGATTACCCGCGCTTCGGCTGGCGGGGATTGATGCTGGATGTAAGCCGCCATTACTTCCCTAAACAAGTGGTGAAGGATTATATTGATGAGATGGCGAAATACAAATACAATGTATTCCACTGGCATTTGTCTGATGATAATGGCTGGCGTATCGAAATAAAAAGCCTGCCACAGCTAACCCGTGTTGGTGCATGGCGTGTAATGCGTACCGGGCCGTTCAACGGCTCAATGCAGGTGCCGCAACCGGGAGAGAAAACTCCTTATGGAGGTTTTTATACACAGGATGATGTGCGCGAGATTATTAAATATGCGCAGGACAGGTATATCACTATCTTGCCGGAGATAGATGTGCCGGCACATAGTTTGGCCATGATCGCTTCGTTCCCTAACTTATCATGTACCCAACTGCAATACCCGGTTAACCCCGGCAGCAACTTTTATACTAAAGAGGACAATGTGCTTTGTGTGGGTAATGATTCCACCTACATGATCCTGGATAAGGTTTTTACCGAGATAGCGCAGCTTTTCCCTTGTAAATATATCCATATAGGTGGCGATGAGGCTTATAAAGGTTTTTGGGATAGATGCCCGAAATGCCAGGCTTTAATGAAGCGTGAAAACCTGAAAAATACCGACGAACTGCAAAGCTATTTTGTAAAACGTATAGAGCAGATTGTAGAGTCGAAAGGTAAAAAGCTGATAGGCTGGGATGAGATATTGGAGGGCGGACTGGCACCATCGGCAACGGTAATGAGCTGGCGTGGTATGGATGGCGGCATTCAGGCTGCAAAAATGGGCCACCAGGTGATAATGACCCCATCGGGTAGCTGCTATCTCGATCTTTACCAGGGCGATCCATTAGTAGAGCCAGCTACTTATGGTAAGCTATTTTTAAATGATACTTATGATTTTGAACCTGTTCCGGCTGGCGTTGACGCGAAACTTATTTTAGGCGGACAAGGCAACCTGTGGACAGAATCGATAACTGATGAGCGCCAGGTAGAGTACATGACATGGCCGCGCGCTATGGCATTGGCCGAAATTTTATGGTCGCCGAAAACCGAGCGCCATTTTGATGAGTTTGTGCATAGAGTGGAAACGCATTTTAAGCGTTTGGATGCCGCGGATATTAAATATGCCACCAGTATGTACGACCCAATTATTAGTGGTACAAGGGTGCCCGGTGATAGCGCACTCAAAGTGAAACTGGGTACACAACTGAGTAAGCTTGATATTTATTATACGTTTGATACCAGCATCCCCGATAATCACTCGCTAAAATATGCCAATGTGCCCCTGGCTATCCCGAATGGAGCCACTGAAATAAGAGTGGTTACCTATCGTGATAACAAACCGATCGGCAAACAAATAAATGTAACGTTAAAAGACCTGGCGAAGAAGAAAGCAGAATAA
- a CDS encoding GNAT family N-acetyltransferase has product MYTIRTATTTDTETIIQIAETTWWVAYSPILEEEQIRFMLDEIYTAEKISNQIENNIQTYLMLLEDEQPVAFVAFSPREDDVDIYKLHKLYCLPVTQGKGYGKILIDAVSNEVLKAGKHILELNVNRYNKAKNFYEKMGFSEAYQEDIPIGPYFMNDYVMRKELK; this is encoded by the coding sequence ATGTATACTATCAGAACAGCAACCACAACCGATACTGAAACCATTATTCAAATAGCCGAAACAACCTGGTGGGTAGCCTACTCACCAATATTAGAAGAAGAACAGATCCGCTTTATGCTGGATGAGATTTACACGGCAGAAAAGATCAGCAACCAGATCGAAAATAACATACAAACTTATTTAATGCTATTGGAAGATGAACAGCCTGTGGCTTTCGTAGCATTTTCTCCGCGCGAGGATGATGTGGATATTTATAAATTGCATAAGCTTTATTGTCTGCCTGTTACACAAGGTAAAGGTTACGGTAAAATATTGATTGACGCGGTAAGCAATGAGGTTTTAAAAGCTGGTAAACATATCCTCGAACTAAATGTAAACCGCTATAACAAGGCCAAAAACTTTTATGAAAAGATGGGCTTTAGTGAGGCTTACCAGGAAGATATCCCCATCGGGCCATATTTTATGAACGACTACGTGATGAGAAAAGAATTGAAATAA